The genomic stretch GCCCTTCGCTGTCCAGTTTGCCTGCCTCAAGTATTTTATTTAATTCTCCCGCGTCAAACCACAGGCCGTCACTGTTCTTACACCTATCAATTAAAACTTTTTCTTCTGAACCGACCAGCACTTTCTCCATTTTCTTCAGGCAGATCGGGCATTTCCTGACATCTTCTTTACACTTTTCATCTCTCCTAAGAGAGGAAAGGAGATTATCTTTTTCAGAAGAACCCTCAAACAGTAATTCCAATTCTCCTGCATCAAACCATATCCCCCTGCAGGAAAGGCAGTGGTCAATTTCCACCTGGTTCAGTTCAAACACAACCATTGGTTCTCTGCAAACCGGACAATCCATTATTTCCTCATTTCGGATTGCAGATTGCGGATTTAAAATCTTCAGTCTGCAATCCGCAATCCGAATCCGGTGGCTATTTAACCGCTACGTGAACAGCCAC from bacterium encodes the following:
- a CDS encoding zf-TFIIB domain-containing protein, producing MDCPVCREPMVVFELNQVEIDHCLSCRGIWFDAGELELLFEGSSEKDNLLSSLRRDEKCKEDVRKCPICLKKMEKVLVGSEEKVLIDRCKNSDGLWFDAGELNKILEAGKLDSEGPILSFLKDIFRQK